Proteins found in one Vallitalea guaymasensis genomic segment:
- a CDS encoding DMT family transporter, whose translation MLKSKKYLYEGLLFIVAIIWGSGFIASKIALNMGATPILILTLRFLTAAIMLSIIFFKHLKTISKSDIIDGFIVGLFLFLGFIFQTFGILYTTPSKNAFLTGVNVIIVPFLCWILYCKKPPLKSFLSAIICFIGIGLLTLDTATGVNLGDLLTLICAVFFALHIVFNGHYSKKINPIKLSIIQMYVAFILSLISFVVMDINTVKLDITPNAILAILYLGIFCTSIAFFIQTYAQKKVPANKAAIFLSTESVFGTIFSVILLKESLNIKLILGCIVIFIAILISEVEMKKKQC comes from the coding sequence ATGTTAAAATCAAAAAAATATTTATACGAAGGTCTTTTATTTATTGTAGCAATAATCTGGGGTAGTGGATTCATAGCCTCCAAAATAGCTTTAAACATGGGGGCTACTCCTATATTAATACTAACCCTAAGATTCTTGACCGCAGCCATTATGCTTAGTATTATTTTCTTTAAACATCTTAAAACTATCTCAAAATCAGATATTATAGATGGTTTTATTGTTGGCTTATTCCTCTTTCTAGGTTTTATATTTCAAACCTTTGGAATACTATATACTACGCCATCAAAAAATGCTTTTTTAACAGGTGTAAATGTAATTATCGTTCCATTCTTATGTTGGATACTATACTGTAAGAAGCCCCCACTTAAATCATTTTTATCAGCGATCATTTGTTTTATTGGAATTGGTTTATTAACATTAGATACAGCTACAGGTGTTAATTTAGGTGATTTACTAACTTTGATATGTGCTGTTTTCTTTGCACTGCATATAGTATTTAATGGTCATTATAGTAAGAAAATCAATCCTATAAAACTTTCTATTATACAGATGTATGTAGCATTTATTTTATCTTTAATATCCTTTGTTGTAATGGACATTAATACGGTTAAATTGGACATAACCCCAAATGCTATTTTAGCTATTCTATATTTAGGTATTTTCTGTACTTCTATTGCATTCTTCATTCAGACTTATGCTCAGAAGAAAGTACCAGCTAATAAAGCAGCAATATTCTTATCAACTGAATCTGTATTTGGAACAATCTTTTCTGTAATATTATTGAAGGAATCACTGAATATCAAATTAATATTAGGCTGTATTGTTATCTTTATAGCTATACTTATATCAGAAGTTGAAATGAAAAAGAAACAATGCTAA
- a CDS encoding DUF951 domain-containing protein, with protein MDIKVGNIIHLKKQHPCGSHEWEVLRTGIDFRIKCLGCGHQVMIPRKKLEKNIKNIKE; from the coding sequence ATGGATATAAAAGTAGGAAATATTATACACTTAAAAAAACAACATCCTTGTGGAAGCCATGAATGGGAAGTACTTAGAACTGGAATTGATTTTAGAATAAAATGTTTAGGATGCGGTCACCAGGTAATGATCCCAAGAAAGAAATTAGAAAAGAATATCAAAAATATCAAAGAATAG
- the rpsF gene encoding 30S ribosomal protein S6 produces MNNYELAVVINGKVETEVKEAALEKIKGYIERFGGTIGEIDDWGKRRLAYEIDKVKEGYYYFIKFQSSSDAPAEIEKRIRIMEPVLRFLFKRLED; encoded by the coding sequence ATGAATAATTACGAATTAGCAGTTGTAATCAACGGGAAAGTTGAAACAGAAGTTAAAGAAGCCGCTTTAGAAAAAATCAAAGGTTATATTGAAAGATTTGGTGGTACTATCGGTGAAATCGACGACTGGGGAAAAAGAAGACTAGCTTACGAAATTGATAAAGTAAAAGAAGGGTATTATTACTTTATTAAATTCCAATCATCTTCTGATGCGCCAGCTGAGATTGAAAAAAGAATCCGTATTATGGAACCTGTTTTAAGATTCTTATTTAAGAGATTAGAAGACTAA
- a CDS encoding single-stranded DNA-binding protein: MNKVILMGRLTKDPEVRYTQSTQPVAIVRYTLAVNRRFKRDGEADADFINIVSFGRDGEFVEKYFKKGQLISVVGRLQIRTYDDSQGNRRWFTEVVTEEVHFAESKSSFEQRKSMEPNETSVPAPENNNADGFVPIDESFDDDLPF; this comes from the coding sequence ATGAATAAAGTTATATTGATGGGGAGATTAACAAAGGATCCAGAAGTGAGATACACACAAAGTACTCAACCTGTCGCAATTGTTAGATATACATTAGCAGTTAACAGACGTTTCAAACGAGATGGAGAGGCAGATGCTGATTTCATTAACATTGTATCCTTTGGAAGAGATGGAGAATTTGTAGAAAAATACTTCAAAAAAGGTCAACTTATTTCTGTAGTTGGAAGACTTCAGATAAGAACTTACGATGATTCACAGGGAAATAGAAGATGGTTTACTGAAGTAGTTACAGAAGAGGTACACTTTGCTGAAAGTAAATCTTCATTTGAACAAAGAAAATCTATGGAACCAAATGAAACATCTGTTCCAGCACCAGAGAATAATAATGCCGATGGGTTTGTTCCTATAGACGAAAGTTTTGATGACGACCTACCATTTTAG
- the rpsR gene encoding 30S ribosomal protein S18, translating to MAFQKRKGGRRKKRICIFCADKKATINYKDVNKLKRYVSERGKILPRRITGNCAKHQRALTVAIKQARHIALMPYTVD from the coding sequence ATGGCTTTCCAAAAAAGAAAAGGCGGAAGAAGAAAAAAACGTATTTGTATTTTTTGTGCAGACAAAAAAGCAACAATTAATTATAAAGATGTAAATAAATTAAAAAGATATGTTTCCGAAAGAGGAAAAATTCTTCCAAGAAGAATCACTGGAAATTGTGCTAAACATCAAAGAGCATTAACAGTAGCTATTAAACAAGCAAGACATATAGCATTAATGCCTTATACAGTTGATTAA
- a CDS encoding MazG-like family protein, whose amino-acid sequence MSMYKGDFDITKTIRIIERLKSQLLSNVSALFSNMAEGNTGDNNENIDILADIIILSYLLSDRLGVSNEALDVKLINKLRLASLQDAENSEWVQEILTLSKHLNKSRQI is encoded by the coding sequence ATGTCTATGTATAAAGGGGACTTTGATATTACTAAGACCATTAGGATTATTGAAAGGTTAAAAAGTCAGCTGCTTTCAAATGTATCTGCTTTGTTTTCAAACATGGCTGAAGGCAATACAGGTGACAATAATGAGAATATTGATATTTTAGCTGATATAATTATTCTTTCTTATTTATTATCGGATAGATTAGGTGTTTCAAACGAAGCTCTTGATGTTAAATTAATAAATAAATTACGTTTGGCTAGTTTACAGGATGCTGAGAATTCTGAATGGGTACAAGAGATACTTACATTATCAAAACATCTTAATAAGTCTAGACAAATATAG
- a CDS encoding DUF2232 domain-containing protein: protein MKKSSNARYILLLIILIVNALYSYLFLTRGEVIFLSFIVFIPIAIYSLQYEVDSRLICCMLAVSIGIYMLYGIEDFILYSMLIILPAFIISYIVKEEIAFSKALSFTSLLMFVCFLCAIISLKYICKIDVIEGYFNIIDALEIEFTNVYSGFFKANTNSIQEYSIAMGTFKNTFHFMKYYYPALLYLLCLGISFISILCIRVIAIKAKLYDHGLGNILGLKVSRSMIVFLLITICTKAFNLSSNSYFLIAINNILVILTVMLFLLGILFEVSVIKRVRSAGRRSLLILVSIFCLVFFQAYFVVAGFIDSVFQIRVKLNNA, encoded by the coding sequence ATGAAAAAAAGTAGTAATGCTAGATATATACTTCTTTTAATAATATTGATTGTTAATGCTTTATATAGTTATCTATTTTTAACAAGGGGAGAAGTAATATTTTTAAGCTTTATCGTTTTTATACCTATTGCAATATATAGTTTGCAATACGAAGTAGATAGTAGATTGATATGTTGTATGTTAGCAGTTTCTATTGGAATTTATATGTTATACGGTATTGAGGATTTTATTTTATATAGCATGCTGATAATACTGCCTGCTTTTATCATTAGTTATATAGTAAAAGAGGAAATAGCTTTTTCAAAGGCTTTATCATTTACAAGTTTATTGATGTTTGTATGTTTTTTATGCGCTATAATTTCATTGAAATATATCTGTAAGATTGATGTTATAGAAGGGTATTTTAATATTATAGATGCATTGGAAATTGAATTCACTAATGTATATAGCGGATTTTTTAAAGCTAATACTAATTCAATACAAGAATATTCCATTGCTATGGGAACATTTAAGAATACTTTTCATTTCATGAAGTATTATTATCCTGCTTTATTATATCTATTATGTTTAGGTATATCCTTTATATCTATTTTGTGTATTAGAGTAATAGCTATTAAAGCAAAGCTCTATGATCATGGATTAGGAAATATATTAGGATTGAAAGTTTCTAGAAGCATGATTGTGTTTTTATTAATCACTATTTGCACCAAAGCTTTTAATTTAAGCAGCAACAGTTATTTTCTTATAGCTATTAATAATATATTGGTTATTCTAACAGTGATGTTATTTTTATTGGGGATATTATTTGAAGTATCAGTAATTAAGAGAGTTAGGAGTGCTGGAAGAAGAAGTCTACTGATATTAGTTTCTATCTTTTGTCTTGTCTTTTTCCAAGCTTATTTTGTAGTAGCAGGTTTTATAGATAGTGTTTTCCAGATTAGAGTTAAATTAAATAATGCATAA
- a CDS encoding DHH family phosphoesterase has product MNKKIQMNKQIESYFRWPLIYLAFLFILTLILFYINITAGIISLAFLLVAVAVSFFIGVVSKRHLMSEVINYALTFGTLQKNFLQKFQIPYILLDIDGRIRWFNEEFETMIGEKKILDKNINALIPHLNSTILPVEDDTVFEKEISLEDKIYRVIIRSLEIDDDNTLDAYDRMSDSGIIYATYFFDITNEKELQTKNDDQKTVVGLLYIDNYEEAFQSIEDVRRPLLVALIDRNINKFAKKIDGVVRKFEKDKYMIIFQKKYLRDLHEDKFAILDVIREINIGNELPVTLSMGLGVNDYSYIQSMDFARVAIDLALGRGGDQAVIKESDKFLFYGGKTRGVEKSARVKARIKAYAFRELIEDCDKVIVMGHKVQDLDSLGAAIGIYSCARLLDKPVHIVLNEITSAVRPLYERFIEDDNYGEDLFIDNVEAVNYANENTLLVVVDVNRPSYTECEELFKYVNNVVVFDHHRVGAEHIENTVLSYIEPYASSACEMVTEIIRYISDKVKLRPMEAEALFAGITVDTKNFVIKTGVKTFEAAAYLRRNGADVVRVRKLFKNDMESYKARATAVRDSEIYRDKMAISICPSDIQNPILVTAQAADELLNISGIKASFVLTNVDGIIYISARSFDDINVQLIMEKLGGGGHLSVAGAQLHDNTIDGAIEILKDTIDEYLEEGEKK; this is encoded by the coding sequence ATGAATAAGAAAATTCAAATGAATAAACAAATAGAAAGTTATTTTAGGTGGCCTTTAATATATCTTGCCTTTCTATTTATATTGACCTTAATATTATTTTATATCAATATTACTGCAGGTATCATTTCACTGGCATTTTTATTAGTTGCTGTAGCTGTAAGTTTTTTTATTGGAGTTGTTTCCAAAAGACACTTAATGAGCGAGGTAATAAATTATGCTCTTACTTTTGGTACTTTACAGAAGAACTTTCTGCAAAAATTTCAGATACCTTATATTCTGTTAGATATTGATGGAAGAATACGATGGTTCAATGAAGAATTTGAGACAATGATAGGTGAAAAAAAGATTCTGGACAAAAACATCAATGCACTTATACCTCACCTTAATTCTACTATCTTGCCTGTTGAAGATGATACTGTTTTTGAAAAAGAGATATCTTTAGAGGATAAAATATATAGAGTGATAATCCGCAGTCTTGAAATAGATGACGATAATACTTTGGATGCATATGATAGAATGAGTGATAGCGGTATTATCTATGCAACATATTTTTTTGATATAACTAATGAAAAAGAGTTACAAACAAAGAATGATGACCAAAAAACAGTTGTTGGCCTTTTGTATATTGATAATTACGAAGAAGCTTTTCAAAGTATCGAAGATGTTAGAAGACCGCTGTTGGTTGCACTTATTGACAGGAATATAAACAAGTTCGCCAAAAAGATTGATGGTGTTGTTCGTAAATTTGAAAAAGACAAGTATATGATAATATTTCAAAAGAAATATCTAAGAGATCTACATGAAGACAAGTTCGCCATATTAGATGTTATCAGAGAAATTAATATTGGTAATGAATTACCGGTTACTTTAAGTATGGGACTTGGAGTCAATGATTATTCTTATATACAGTCAATGGATTTTGCAAGAGTTGCTATTGATTTAGCTCTTGGAAGAGGTGGAGACCAGGCTGTTATAAAAGAAAGTGATAAATTCCTATTCTATGGAGGTAAAACTCGTGGAGTAGAAAAAAGTGCAAGGGTAAAAGCTAGAATAAAAGCTTATGCATTTAGAGAGCTTATTGAAGATTGCGATAAAGTTATTGTCATGGGACATAAAGTTCAAGATTTAGATTCATTAGGTGCTGCTATAGGTATCTATAGCTGTGCAAGATTATTGGATAAACCTGTTCATATTGTTCTTAATGAGATTACATCAGCTGTCAGACCTTTGTATGAACGTTTTATTGAAGATGATAATTATGGTGAAGACCTTTTTATAGATAATGTAGAAGCTGTAAATTATGCAAATGAGAATACATTACTTGTGGTTGTTGATGTTAACAGACCAAGTTATACCGAATGCGAAGAATTATTTAAATATGTGAACAATGTTGTTGTTTTTGACCATCATAGAGTTGGGGCAGAGCATATTGAGAATACTGTTTTAAGTTATATTGAACCTTATGCTTCCTCTGCATGTGAAATGGTAACTGAGATAATAAGATATATTTCGGATAAGGTTAAGCTTAGACCTATGGAAGCTGAAGCTTTATTTGCTGGTATTACAGTAGATACCAAGAATTTTGTAATAAAAACAGGGGTCAAGACCTTTGAAGCAGCTGCTTACCTAAGAAGAAATGGTGCAGATGTGGTTAGAGTAAGAAAGTTATTCAAAAATGATATGGAATCATATAAAGCTAGAGCAACAGCAGTTAGGGACTCAGAGATATACAGGGATAAAATGGCTATATCAATATGTCCATCAGATATTCAAAATCCAATCTTGGTTACTGCACAAGCCGCGGATGAATTACTTAATATATCTGGTATTAAGGCATCATTTGTATTAACGAATGTTGATGGTATAATATATATAAGTGCCCGTTCTTTTGATGATATCAATGTGCAGCTAATAATGGAAAAATTAGGAGGAGGGGGACACCTAAGTGTTGCAGGTGCTCAACTTCATGATAATACTATAGATGGTGCTATAGAAATCCTAAAAGATACAATTGATGAATACTTAGAGGAAGGTGAGAAAAAATGA
- the rplI gene encoding 50S ribosomal protein L9, whose translation MKVILLEDVKKVGKKGDLVNTSDGYARNFLFPKKLAVEATKSSINDMKLKKQSEMRRQEELLEQAKELAKEIKGSEVTIKIKAGDGGRIFGSVSTKEITKAAKEQLGFDIDKKKMQLKEPIKSLGTHIIPIKLNAKVKTELKVKVQEL comes from the coding sequence ATGAAAGTAATACTATTAGAAGATGTTAAGAAGGTAGGTAAAAAAGGAGATCTAGTTAATACAAGTGATGGTTATGCTAGAAACTTCCTATTTCCTAAAAAATTAGCAGTTGAAGCTACTAAGTCTTCTATTAATGATATGAAATTAAAGAAACAATCTGAAATGAGAAGACAGGAAGAATTACTTGAACAGGCTAAAGAATTGGCAAAAGAGATTAAAGGTAGTGAAGTAACAATAAAAATCAAAGCTGGAGATGGAGGTAGAATCTTTGGTTCAGTGTCAACGAAGGAAATTACAAAAGCTGCAAAAGAACAATTAGGTTTTGACATTGATAAGAAGAAGATGCAACTTAAAGAACCAATAAAATCTCTAGGAACTCATATCATACCAATAAAATTAAACGCAAAAGTTAAGACTGAGTTAAAAGTAAAAGTTCAAGAGTTATAA
- the dnaB gene encoding replicative DNA helicase translates to MVDAEIKGLPPYSLEAEQSVIGSMILDREAIATGSESLMPDDFYQPDLKVIFEAIIDLYNKNKAVDLVTLENKLKDEGVLDQIGGINYLSKLAVAVPTSAHIKNYAQIVKEKAVLRKLIKTSREIIDESYDGKNKLEDVLNGAEEKIFNIMQDRRTEEFSSIKDLVVPTLNKIETIHKNQGKVTGIPTGFIDLDYKTAGLQPSDLVLIAARPSMGKTAIALNMAQHAAIKENAATAIFSLEMSKEQLVNRLLCSEAMVDAQKVRTGDLEDEDWAKIASGSSVLSNAPIYIDDTPGITVSEMKAKCRKLKLEKGLDLILIDYLQLMSGNGKTESRQQEISEISRSLKALAREMEAPVVALSQLSRACESRADHRPMLSDLRESGAIEQDADVVMFLYRDEYYNPESEAKNQGELIIAKQRNGPTGTIHLVWMGQYTKFASMENKNY, encoded by the coding sequence GTGGTGGACGCAGAAATAAAAGGATTACCACCATATAGCTTAGAGGCTGAGCAATCGGTTATTGGTTCAATGATACTGGATAGAGAAGCAATAGCTACAGGTTCAGAATCCTTGATGCCTGATGATTTTTATCAACCTGATCTAAAAGTGATTTTTGAAGCGATTATTGATTTATATAATAAAAATAAAGCAGTTGACTTGGTTACACTTGAAAACAAATTAAAAGATGAAGGTGTTCTAGATCAGATAGGTGGAATTAATTATTTATCTAAATTAGCTGTAGCTGTTCCAACATCTGCTCATATCAAGAATTATGCTCAGATTGTTAAGGAGAAGGCTGTTCTTAGAAAATTAATTAAAACCAGCAGAGAGATAATTGATGAAAGCTATGATGGGAAAAATAAATTAGAAGATGTTCTTAATGGTGCAGAAGAAAAAATCTTCAATATTATGCAAGATAGACGTACAGAAGAGTTTTCTTCTATTAAAGATTTAGTGGTGCCTACTCTAAATAAAATAGAGACTATACATAAAAATCAAGGTAAGGTCACAGGTATACCTACCGGATTTATTGATCTTGATTATAAAACCGCTGGATTACAGCCTTCAGATTTGGTTTTGATTGCTGCAAGACCTTCTATGGGAAAAACTGCTATTGCCCTTAATATGGCACAACACGCAGCCATTAAAGAAAATGCTGCAACAGCTATATTTAGCCTGGAGATGTCAAAAGAACAGCTTGTCAATCGTCTATTATGTTCTGAAGCTATGGTGGATGCACAAAAGGTTAGAACTGGCGATTTGGAAGATGAAGACTGGGCAAAAATAGCAAGTGGTTCAAGTGTTCTATCTAATGCTCCAATATACATAGATGATACGCCAGGTATTACTGTTTCAGAGATGAAAGCTAAATGTAGAAAATTAAAACTGGAAAAAGGACTTGATCTAATACTGATTGACTATCTACAGCTAATGAGTGGTAATGGTAAAACAGAATCAAGACAACAGGAGATATCTGAAATATCACGTTCGTTAAAAGCCCTTGCCAGGGAAATGGAAGCACCTGTTGTAGCATTATCCCAGCTAAGCCGTGCTTGTGAATCTAGAGCTGACCATAGACCTATGTTATCGGATTTAAGAGAGTCAGGAGCTATTGAGCAGGATGCTGACGTAGTTATGTTCTTGTATAGAGATGAATACTATAATCCTGAATCAGAAGCTAAGAATCAAGGTGAATTGATAATAGCTAAACAACGTAATGGCCCAACTGGAACTATTCATCTGGTATGGATGGGACAATACACTAAGTTTGCTAGTATGGAAAATAAAAATTACTAA
- a CDS encoding carbohydrate ABC transporter permease gives MKRTKIKNKKIGLTHLILILVSFVWIYPFIWMVSASFKTQDEIFSQGLNLIPKNFNFDNFIRAWNNANFEAYFLNSIIVTVSTVLLVLILSAMMGYVMGRYEFKGKKAVLLIFLASMVIPLGFTIIPIYQAIKALGLMNTRLGLILAESGGSHIIFILLFAGFFKEIPKELEEAAIMDGCGFLRIFINIMLPLSKPIIGSVVIMQFIWTWNSFLLPLVLTLSKEGLRTLAVGLYAFKGEYVVDWTGIAAGGTISLIPIIIVFVVLQKYFVEGIAGSIKG, from the coding sequence TTGAAACGAACTAAAATAAAAAACAAAAAAATAGGTTTAACACATTTAATATTGATATTGGTTTCTTTTGTATGGATTTATCCTTTTATCTGGATGGTAAGTGCATCTTTCAAGACACAAGATGAAATATTTTCACAAGGATTGAACCTGATACCAAAAAACTTTAATTTTGATAATTTCATTAGAGCATGGAATAACGCTAATTTTGAAGCCTACTTCCTTAACTCTATCATTGTAACAGTTAGTACTGTTTTATTAGTATTGATACTAAGTGCCATGATGGGATATGTAATGGGACGATATGAATTCAAGGGTAAGAAAGCAGTTTTACTCATCTTTCTAGCAAGCATGGTTATCCCTCTTGGATTCACTATTATACCAATATACCAAGCCATCAAAGCTTTAGGTCTTATGAACACAAGATTAGGTCTAATATTAGCTGAGTCAGGAGGCTCCCACATAATATTCATTCTACTTTTTGCTGGATTCTTCAAAGAAATACCAAAAGAATTAGAAGAAGCAGCTATTATGGATGGATGTGGATTCCTTAGGATCTTTATTAATATTATGCTTCCTTTATCTAAACCAATTATTGGTAGTGTAGTAATTATGCAGTTTATCTGGACATGGAATTCATTCTTATTACCACTTGTTTTAACATTAAGTAAAGAAGGACTTCGTACATTAGCGGTAGGTCTTTATGCTTTTAAAGGTGAATATGTTGTAGATTGGACTGGTATAGCTGCCGGAGGTACTATTTCATTGATACCAATAATAATAGTCTTCGTAGTATTACAAAAATATTTTGTAGAAGGAATAGCTGGTTCAATAAAAGGATAG
- a CDS encoding carbohydrate ABC transporter permease, protein MQQVDSRKNIFSIKDKKNVKWCWIFMLPTIILYLIFTAWPIFSSFYYATMNWSGLSVTKEFVGLKNFIEVAKDPYFWSAYWNSFKFMFGVVPIHLVIGLLLAVVLNNKLLKFAKVYRTLFFLPVVTTASIVGIIMIFILGADGPVNSLLMSIGLIKNPINWLGDPKYAMGSVILISGWKNLGINMIYWLAALQSIPSELYEAAKVDGCNSRQIFRHITFPLIIPIGAVIALLNIVGSLKVFDIVKTMTNGGPFFSTDVVSTYIYRYAFSSEMGLPRIGYASAAGIFFGITIIIVGFTANYFKKKIKQKSSLTQN, encoded by the coding sequence ATGCAGCAAGTAGATAGTAGGAAAAATATATTTTCTATTAAAGATAAAAAAAATGTAAAATGGTGTTGGATATTCATGCTTCCAACTATAATATTATATCTCATATTCACTGCATGGCCAATATTTTCAAGTTTCTATTACGCCACTATGAATTGGTCAGGATTAAGTGTAACCAAAGAATTTGTTGGATTAAAAAACTTCATTGAAGTAGCCAAAGACCCTTATTTTTGGTCTGCCTACTGGAATAGTTTCAAATTCATGTTTGGTGTTGTTCCAATTCATCTAGTAATTGGATTATTATTGGCTGTTGTTTTAAATAATAAACTATTAAAATTTGCAAAAGTATACCGTACATTGTTCTTTTTACCAGTTGTAACAACCGCATCTATTGTAGGTATCATCATGATTTTTATCTTAGGTGCAGATGGTCCTGTTAACTCATTATTAATGTCCATAGGTTTAATAAAGAACCCAATCAACTGGTTAGGTGACCCAAAATACGCTATGGGTTCCGTTATTCTTATATCTGGATGGAAAAATCTTGGTATAAATATGATTTACTGGCTGGCTGCCTTACAAAGTATACCATCAGAATTATATGAAGCTGCTAAAGTAGATGGATGTAACTCCAGACAAATATTCAGACATATTACTTTCCCATTAATTATACCTATTGGAGCAGTTATTGCTTTACTTAACATAGTAGGTTCCCTAAAAGTATTTGATATAGTCAAAACAATGACTAATGGTGGTCCTTTCTTTTCTACAGACGTTGTATCCACTTATATCTATAGATATGCGTTCTCAAGTGAAATGGGTCTTCCAAGAATCGGATATGCTTCAGCAGCAGGTATTTTCTTTGGAATAACAATAATTATTGTAGGTTTTACTGCAAACTATTTCAAAAAGAAAATCAAACAAAAAAGCTCATTAACACAAAACTAA